GTTAAGCGTTTCGCCATTTTGCTCGCTTGATCAAAGCGTTTGATGATGCGGTTGATTTCAGACACTTCTAAGCCGCTCCCTAAAGCGATCCTTTTTCTTCGGCTGCCGTTTAAAATTTCAGGGTTTTCTTGCTCTTTTTTGGTCATGGAATTGACCATAGCCTTGATTTTTTTCACCTCTAAAGAGCTTTCTAAATCCGTGTCTTTCAGCGCGCTTGCCATATTCCCTAAACCTGGAATCATAGAGATTAGAGAACTCATAGAGCCTAATTTTTTCACTTTTTCAATCTGGTTTAAAAAATCGTTGAAAGTGAATTGCCCTTTTTTGAGTTTTTTGCTCAAATCTTTGGCTTCATTAGGGTTTAAAACGCTAGCGGTTTTTTCAGCGAGCGAGATAATATCTCCAGCCCCCATCAAACGCCCCACAATCCTTTCAGGTACAAACACATCTAAATCAGGGATTTTTTCCCCGCTCCCAATAAAACGCAAGGGTAAGCCTAATTGATAAGTGATGCCTAAAGCGATACCCCCTTTAGAATCGCTATCAAATTTGCTTAACACCACCCCGCTCACGCCTATTTCTTCGTTAAAGGTGTTCGCGCTTTTGACCCCATCTTGCCCGCTCAACGCGTCTGCGACATACAGCACTTCATGGGGGTTTAAGATTTCTTTAACTTCTTTTAATTCTTGCATAAGCTCTTTATCAATGGCTAAACGCCCCGCGCTATCCACGAGTAAAACATCAAATTGCGCTTCTTTAGCCCTTTTTAAAGCGTTGTTGGCGATTTCTTTCACGCTTTTATTTTCTTCATAAAACACTTCCACGCCCACCTGTTCGCCCAAAACCTTTAATTGCTCCACCGCCGCTAAGCGTTGCAAATCGCATGCGCATAAAAGCACTTTTTTATTTTTGGTTTTTAAATAATGAGCGAGTTTAGCGGTAGTGGTTGTCTTACCGCTCCCTTGCAAACCGGCCATTAAAACCACGGTGGGGGGCGTTTGAGCGAAAGTGAAACCACTGCTCCCTTTAGCGCTTAAAATTTCCAACAAACTCTTTTCTAAAGCGTCTAAAAATTGCTGCTTGCCAATGCCATTAAGTTTAGTCTGGCTTTCCACTTTTTTGAGCAATTCTCTAGCCACTTTATGATGCACATCGTTTTTTAAAAGCGTTTTTTTCAATTCGTCTAACGCCCGATCTAGCGCTTTTTCATCGTCTTGAAAGCGGATTTTATTGAGCGCGTTTTTAAACCCATCGCTTAATGCTTGAAACATTTTCTATCCTTTTATTATGGTTGTTCTAACAAATCCAATTCTTGCTTAATTTTACTTTCTTTTTCTAAAAGCGTTTTTAAACTCTCTTTGGCTTTTTCCAGCACGCTTTTAGGCGCGTTTTTGACAAAATTTTCATTGTGCAAATTGAGTTTTAGTTTTTCTTTTTCCAGTTTTTCTAGCTGCTTTTTTAAACGAGCAACCAGCGGGCTTAAATCAAGATTTTCTAAATTCGCATAAGTTTGGCAAAATTCCCCCACATCGCTCACGCTTTTTAAAGGCTTAGAACTAATCACGCTGACTTTTTCTAATCTCGCTAATTTTTGGGCGTAAGTTTGCAAACGCTCGGTGTTTTCTATGGCTTCCCTTAACCCCACGCTCGCTTCTTTTAAAACAATCGGTGGGGTTTCTAGCATGATTTTTAAACGCCTTAAAGACACAATGCAATCTTTGATCACTTCAAATTCATGCTCTAATTTTTCATCTTGCACTAAATCTTTAGGGTAAGGCATGACCATGATAGATTCAGTGTTTTCTAGTTCCGTATTGCTGAGCTTGTGGTATAAAGACTCGCTGATAAAGGGCATGAAAGGGTGCAAGAGTTTTAAAGCCTCTTTTAACACGCTCCCTAATTCGTCTATCGCTTCATTTTCCACTTTAGAAAATTCAATGAACCAATCGCAAAATTCCCCCCACAAAAAGCGGTATAACAAAGTCGTCGCATCATTAAAGCGGTAGTTATCTAAAGCGTTACGAGTCTCTTTAGTCACAAAATTTAAGCGCGATTTCGCATAACGCCCCAAAGGCGTTTGGTATTCACTCAAACGCTCCCTGTCTTTAAAAGCTTCTTGTTTGAGTTTCAAATAACTCACCGCATTGAAAATCTTGTTGGCGAAATTCTTGTTATTTTCTAAATGCACAATAGAAAGCTTAATGTCCCTGCCCGTAGCGCACAAATTGGCTAAAGTGAAACGCAAGCTATCCGCGCCGTATTTTTCTATCATTTCTAAAGGATCGATCACATTACCTTTAGATTTGCTCATTTTTTCACCCTTTTCATCCCTGACTAAGGCGTGCAAGTAAATATCTTTAAAGGGCAATTCGCCTAAAAGCGATTCGCTGCAAAAAAGCATCCTAGCCACCCAAAAAAAGAGGATGTCAAACCCGGTAATGAGCGTTGTGTTAGGGTAGAAATCCTTCAAATCGTTTTCATTAAACAAATCGCTTTTTTCTTGCCCCCACCCCAAAGTAGAAAACGCCCATAGCCCTGAACTGAACCAAGTGTCTAGCACATCTTTATCTTGCTCTAGTTTTCCACTCTTACAAGTAGGGCAACTTAAGGGGGTGTCTAGGCTTACAAACTGGTGGTTATTTTCACAAGTAAATACCGGTATTTGATGCCCCCAAAACAATTGCCTGCTGATACACCAAGGGCGTAATTCCCTCATCCAAGCGTTATAATTATTGATCCAATTAGAAGGGTAGAATCGCGCTAAACCCTGTTGGATTTTTTCAATAGAACTTTGAGCGATCTCAGGCTTGACAAACCACTGCTTAGACACATAAGGCTCTACCACATTATGACAACGATAGCAATGCCCCACTTGATGCATATGCTCTTCTATCTTTTCTAATAAGGCGTTTTCTTTTAATTTTTCTACGACCTTATCTCTGGCCTCTAATCGCTCTAAATTTTCAAACTCCCCGCAATGCGCGTTTAAAATCCCCTTTTCATCAAAGATTTTAATCATCTCCAAATGGTGGCGTTTGCCCACTTCGTAATCGTTAAAATCATGCCCAGGGGTAACCTTCACACACCCTGTGCCAAACTCCATTTCCACATGTGCATCAGCGATAATAGGGATTGTGCGATTGATTAAAGGCAGGATCGCTTTTTGCCCCACTAAATGCTTGTATCTCTCATCGTTAGGATTGACCATAAGCGCGCTATCGCCAAACAAAGTTTCAGGGCGTGTGGTAGCCACCACTAAATAATCTTTTTGATTTTCTAAATAATATCTAATATAATACAACGCCCCCTTACGCTCTTCATACTCCACTTCAATATCGCTCAATGCCCCATCTTTAGTGCACCAATTCACCATGTAGTTATCTTGAACGATGAGACCTTGTTCATACCATTTCAAAAACGCCAATTTAACCGCTCTTTGCAAGCCCTTATCCATCGTGAAACGAGTCCTAGAAAAAGCCGCGCTCACGCCTAAACGCTTCATTTGCTCTAAAATCGCTCCCCCGCTCTTTTCTTTCCATTCCCACACTTTTTTAATGAACTCTTCACGCCCTAAATCTTCTTTTTTAATCCCTTGACTTAAAAGCTGCTTTTCCACAACATTTTGCGTCGCAATGCCGGCGTGATCAAGCCCGGGCTGATACAAAGTCTTATACCCGTCCATGCGTTTGTAGCGCGCTAAAATATCTTGCAAGCTTAAAGTTAAAGCATGCCCTATGTGTAAAATACCGGTCACATTAGGAGGGGGCATCATCAAGCAAAATCGTTTGCCTTTTTCTTGGATTTTTTCATTGCCATCAATTTCAAAATACCCCCTATGAGAGCAAATTTCATAAATCTTTTTTTCTATTTCTTGGGGCTGGTAAGTGGTGGATTCTTGTTTCATTATTATTATTATCCTAAAATAGAGCGTTCTTTCAAAAATGGTTGGTTTTTGGAACGCCTTTTGCTTTTACGCTTTCAATTGTTGCGTATTTTTTTAAAATTATACAACAAAGCATTTAAATTAAAAAGGATAGTCCAGTGAATTACTTTTTAAAAGCCCCTATTTTAGGGTTTGAGCATATCAATGAGGTGCGTTTGGAAAAAATTGATTCCTTATTCAGCCGATTGGTTAGTCAAACGAACTCGCCCATGGCGTTGGATATGGTCTTAGTGAATCCCTATTGTTTGAGGGAATACAGCTTTGTGATACCCAAATACATAGAATTACTGCTAGAATTAGATTCTCACTCCAAAGTTGAGGTGTATTGCGTGGTCGTGTTGCAAAAAAATTTAGAAGATTCTATGGTTAATTTCTTAGCCCCCTTAGTGTTTAATTCCAAAAATGGCTTTGGCGCTCAAGTCGCACTTTCTATGATGGATTATCCGGATTTTGGCTTTAGGGATCCTTTAAAAAGCTTTGTGATTCAAGAAAGAGAACGAGCTTAAGGGTTTTAGCATGAAATTCGCTCTTACAGGGGGAGGCACAGGGGGGCATCTCTCTATCGCTAAAGCCTTAGCCATAGAATTAGAAAAGCAAGGCATAGAGGCTATTTATTTAGGCTCCACTTATGGGCAAGATAGAGAATGGTTTGAAAATAGCCCCTTATTTAGCGAACGCTATTTTTTCAACACTCAAGGCGTGGTCAATAAAAGCTTTTTTAAAAAAATAAATTCTTTATTTTTGCAAGTTAAAGCCGCTTTTAAGGCTAAAGAAATTTTAAAAAAACACCAGATCACGCACACCATTAGCGTGGGAGGTTTTAGCGCAGGGCCGGCGAGTTTTGCAAGCTTACTCAATCACATACCCCTTTATATCCATGAGCAAAATGCGATTAAAGGCTCTCTTAACCGCTACCTTTCCCCAAAAGCTAAGGCGGTGTTTTCAAGCTATGCGTTTAAAGATAAGGGAAATCATGTTTTAACCTCCTATCCCGTGCAAAACGCTTTTTTTGATTTTGCTAGGACTCGCACTGAAATCAAGCATATTTTATTTTTAGGCGGTTCGCAAGGGGCAAAAGCGATCAATGAATTTGCGTTATTAAACGCTCCCAAACTCACCAAACAAGGGATTAAAATCACGCACATTTGCGGCCCCAATTCTTATGAACAAGTGCGTTTTTTTTACCAGGAATTAGGGCTGTTGGACAAGGTAGAATTGTTCGCTTTCCACAATAACATCATAGAAGTCATGCATAGAGCGGATTTGTGTGTGAGCCGAGCGGGTGCTAGCAGCGTGTGGGAATTGTGTGCCAATGGCTTACCCACGATTTTTATCCCCTACCCTTTTGCGAGCAATAACCACCAGTATTACAATGTCTTAGAATTTGAAAAAGAAAACTTATGCTATGTCGTGCCTCAAAATGAATTATTGCCTAAAAAACTCTTTGAAGTCATCAGAAAGCTCAACCAAAAAGACGATCAAGGCAATAAAAACCTCACCACTATCAGCAACCAATTGCAACAAAAAATCGCTAAAGACGGTGCAAAAACCATCATTGAAACGATTTTGAGCGCCTAAAATAGCCCATTTTAATCAACAATTAAGCGACTAACCATTAAACTTAAGCGATAAATAAGATAAAATTTAGGATAGCTCAAATCTTTTAAAAAGAAAAGGATAACCCCTTGCAAAACTTTGTTTTTAATAAAAAATGGCTCATCTGTTCTAGCCTACTCCCCTTGTTTTTTCTTAACCCTTTAGCGGCAGAAGATGATGGGTTTTTTATGGGGGTGAGTTATCAAACTTCTCTAGCCGTTCAAAGGGTGGATAACTCAGGGCTTAACGCCAGTCAAGACGCATCCACCTACATCCGCCAAAACGCTATCGCTCTAGAATCTGCAGCGGTGCCTTTAGCCTATTATTTAGAAGCGATGGGCCAACAAACCAGGGTTTTAATGCAAATGCTCTGCCCTGATCCTTCTAAAAGATGTTTGCTCTATGCGGGGGGCTATCAACAAAACGCCCAAAATGGCGATACAGGCAACAACCCCCCAAGAGGCAATGTCAATGCCACCTTTGATATGCAATCTCTAGTCAGTAATTTAGACAAGCTCACCCAACTCATCGGCGAGACTTTAATCCGTAACCCTGAAAATCTTTCTAACGCTAAACTCTTTGAAGTCAAATTCGGCAATCAAAGCACTGTTATTGCCTTGCCTAGTGGTCTAACCAATGCTATGAACGCTTTAAACAATGATATTACCAACGCTTTAACCACGCTCTGGTATAACCAAACCTTAACGAATAAATCTTTTAGCACCCCTGATGGCAGTCCTGTGAGTTTTAGCCCTGAAGTCTTGCAACACCTTTTACAAGACGGCTTAGCCACAGCAAGTAATAGTCAAACCATTTGCAGCACTCAAAACCAATGCACCGCTACCAATGAAGCTAAATCTATCGCTCAAAACGCCCAAAACATCTTCCAAGCTTTAATGCAAGCAGGGATTTTAGGGGGTTTAGCGAATGAAAAGCAATTTGGCTTCACTTACAACAAAGCCCCTAATGGCAGCGATTCCCAACAAGGCTATCAAAGCTTTAGCGGCCCGGGTTATTACACTAAAAACGGCGCTAATGGCGCTACCCAAGCGCCCTTAAAAGACTTGCCCGCTGGAGCGACAATAGGATCAGGCAATGGCCAATACACCTACCACCCTAGCTCGGCGGTCTATTATTTAGCCGATAGCATCATCGCTAATGGTATCACCGCTTCTATGATCTTTTCAGGCATGCAAGTTTTTGCTAACAAGGCCGCTAAACTGACAGGCACTTCAAGCTATAGCCAGATGCAAGAAGCGATCAACTATGGGGAAAGCTTGCTTAGTAACACCGTAGCGTATGGGGATTTCATCACCAATTGGGTCGCCCCCTATTTGGATTTAAACAATAAAGGTTTGAATTTCTTGCCTAGCTATGGAGGAAAAGCTAATACCAATAATATAACCCCTAATTTAACCCCGCAACAAGCCCAACAAGAGCAAAAAGTCATCATAAACCAACTAGAGCAAGCCACAAACGCCCCCACCCCCGCGCAAATAGACAAGATCTTAGCCAACCCCTATTCCCCCACGGCAAAAACTTTAATGGCTTATGGGCTTTATCGCTCTAAAGAAGTGATTGGCGGGGTGATTGATGAAATGCAAACTAAAGTGAATCAAGTCTATCAAATGGGCTTTGCTAGGAATTTTTTGGAGCATAACTCTAATTCTAATAACATGAACGGCTTTGGCGTGAAAATGGGCTATAAGCAATTCTTTGGCAAAAAGCGCATGTTTGGGCTTAGGTATTATGGTTTTTATGATTTTGGTTATGTTCAATTTGGCGCAGGATCTTCTTTAGTGAAAGCCACTCTCTCTAGCTATGGGGCAGGCACAGACTTTCTTTATAATGTTTTTACCCGAAAAAGAGGGACTGAAGCGATAGATATAGGTTTTTTTGCCGGCATCCAACTTGCAGGGCAAACCTGGAAAACGAATTTTTTAGATCAAGTGGATGGCAACCATCTTAAGCCCAAGGACACTTCTTTCCAATTCCTTTTTGATTTAGGCATAAGGACTAATTTTTCCAAAATCGCCAAGCAAAGAAGATCCCGTTTTTCTCAAGGGGTAGAATTTGGCCTTAAAATACCGGTGCTTTATCACACCTATTACCAATCAGAAGGCGTTACAGCGAAGTATAGAAGAGCCTTTAGTTTTTATGTGGGCTACAACATAGGCTTTTGATTAAACAAAATAAGGGAAAAATATGATAAAAAAAGCTAGAAAATTCATACCACTCTTTTTAATTGGCTCCCTCTTAGCTGAAGACAATGGCTGGTATATGTCTGTAGGCTATCAAATCGGTGGCACGCAACAATTCATCAATAACAAACAACTTTTAGAAAATCAAAACATCATCAACAGCGTAACCCAAAGCGCGATCAATATTGCAGGGCCTACTACCGGCCTTATCACTTTAAGCTCTCAAAGCGTCATTGACGCTTTAGGCTATGGCGTGAGTAACACTGTTGGCAACCAATTAGAGGGCATTTCTAATATCCTAAATCAAATTGGTAAAAGAAAAGACTTTTATTCTAGCCGTCAAATCTCTAGCATTTCCCAGCAAATCATAGGGCTTAAAGGAAGCTCTGATCCTTTGAAAGCCCATTCTTCACAGATCACAGCCAAACTCCTTTCCAACACTCAAAGCGCGTTTGATGAAGGCATCGCTCTAAGCACTAGCATCATTAGCTCTATCAATAGCCTTAATCCCAGCAACAACACCCAAGAAGTCAAAGCCCAGCTCCAAAACACCGCGCAATCCATGACAGAATTATTGCAACAAATTGAACACAGCATCACTAAAACCACTAGCACCACTTACGCGCAATCCTTACTCTCCAA
The Helicobacter pylori genome window above contains:
- the valS gene encoding valine--tRNA ligase, whose product is MKQESTTYQPQEIEKKIYEICSHRGYFEIDGNEKIQEKGKRFCLMMPPPNVTGILHIGHALTLSLQDILARYKRMDGYKTLYQPGLDHAGIATQNVVEKQLLSQGIKKEDLGREEFIKKVWEWKEKSGGAILEQMKRLGVSAAFSRTRFTMDKGLQRAVKLAFLKWYEQGLIVQDNYMVNWCTKDGALSDIEVEYEERKGALYYIRYYLENQKDYLVVATTRPETLFGDSALMVNPNDERYKHLVGQKAILPLINRTIPIIADAHVEMEFGTGCVKVTPGHDFNDYEVGKRHHLEMIKIFDEKGILNAHCGEFENLERLEARDKVVEKLKENALLEKIEEHMHQVGHCYRCHNVVEPYVSKQWFVKPEIAQSSIEKIQQGLARFYPSNWINNYNAWMRELRPWCISRQLFWGHQIPVFTCENNHQFVSLDTPLSCPTCKSGKLEQDKDVLDTWFSSGLWAFSTLGWGQEKSDLFNENDLKDFYPNTTLITGFDILFFWVARMLFCSESLLGELPFKDIYLHALVRDEKGEKMSKSKGNVIDPLEMIEKYGADSLRFTLANLCATGRDIKLSIVHLENNKNFANKIFNAVSYLKLKQEAFKDRERLSEYQTPLGRYAKSRLNFVTKETRNALDNYRFNDATTLLYRFLWGEFCDWFIEFSKVENEAIDELGSVLKEALKLLHPFMPFISESLYHKLSNTELENTESIMVMPYPKDLVQDEKLEHEFEVIKDCIVSLRRLKIMLETPPIVLKEASVGLREAIENTERLQTYAQKLARLEKVSVISSKPLKSVSDVGEFCQTYANLENLDLSPLVARLKKQLEKLEKEKLKLNLHNENFVKNAPKSVLEKAKESLKTLLEKESKIKQELDLLEQP
- the murG gene encoding undecaprenyldiphospho-muramoylpentapeptide beta-N-acetylglucosaminyltransferase — encoded protein: MKFALTGGGTGGHLSIAKALAIELEKQGIEAIYLGSTYGQDREWFENSPLFSERYFFNTQGVVNKSFFKKINSLFLQVKAAFKAKEILKKHQITHTISVGGFSAGPASFASLLNHIPLYIHEQNAIKGSLNRYLSPKAKAVFSSYAFKDKGNHVLTSYPVQNAFFDFARTRTEIKHILFLGGSQGAKAINEFALLNAPKLTKQGIKITHICGPNSYEQVRFFYQELGLLDKVELFAFHNNIIEVMHRADLCVSRAGASSVWELCANGLPTIFIPYPFASNNHQYYNVLEFEKENLCYVVPQNELLPKKLFEVIRKLNQKDDQGNKNLTTISNQLQQKIAKDGAKTIIETILSA
- the fliW gene encoding flagellar assembly protein FliW: MNYFLKAPILGFEHINEVRLEKIDSLFSRLVSQTNSPMALDMVLVNPYCLREYSFVIPKYIELLLELDSHSKVEVYCVVVLQKNLEDSMVNFLAPLVFNSKNGFGAQVALSMMDYPDFGFRDPLKSFVIQERERA
- the hopI gene encoding Hop family outer membrane protein HopI translates to MQNFVFNKKWLICSSLLPLFFLNPLAAEDDGFFMGVSYQTSLAVQRVDNSGLNASQDASTYIRQNAIALESAAVPLAYYLEAMGQQTRVLMQMLCPDPSKRCLLYAGGYQQNAQNGDTGNNPPRGNVNATFDMQSLVSNLDKLTQLIGETLIRNPENLSNAKLFEVKFGNQSTVIALPSGLTNAMNALNNDITNALTTLWYNQTLTNKSFSTPDGSPVSFSPEVLQHLLQDGLATASNSQTICSTQNQCTATNEAKSIAQNAQNIFQALMQAGILGGLANEKQFGFTYNKAPNGSDSQQGYQSFSGPGYYTKNGANGATQAPLKDLPAGATIGSGNGQYTYHPSSAVYYLADSIIANGITASMIFSGMQVFANKAAKLTGTSSYSQMQEAINYGESLLSNTVAYGDFITNWVAPYLDLNNKGLNFLPSYGGKANTNNITPNLTPQQAQQEQKVIINQLEQATNAPTPAQIDKILANPYSPTAKTLMAYGLYRSKEVIGGVIDEMQTKVNQVYQMGFARNFLEHNSNSNNMNGFGVKMGYKQFFGKKRMFGLRYYGFYDFGYVQFGAGSSLVKATLSSYGAGTDFLYNVFTRKRGTEAIDIGFFAGIQLAGQTWKTNFLDQVDGNHLKPKDTSFQFLFDLGIRTNFSKIAKQRRSRFSQGVEFGLKIPVLYHTYYQSEGVTAKYRRAFSFYVGYNIGF
- the ffh gene encoding signal recognition particle protein, whose translation is MFQALSDGFKNALNKIRFQDDEKALDRALDELKKTLLKNDVHHKVARELLKKVESQTKLNGIGKQQFLDALEKSLLEILSAKGSSGFTFAQTPPTVVLMAGLQGSGKTTTTAKLAHYLKTKNKKVLLCACDLQRLAAVEQLKVLGEQVGVEVFYEENKSVKEIANNALKRAKEAQFDVLLVDSAGRLAIDKELMQELKEVKEILNPHEVLYVADALSGQDGVKSANTFNEEIGVSGVVLSKFDSDSKGGIALGITYQLGLPLRFIGSGEKIPDLDVFVPERIVGRLMGAGDIISLAEKTASVLNPNEAKDLSKKLKKGQFTFNDFLNQIEKVKKLGSMSSLISMIPGLGNMASALKDTDLESSLEVKKIKAMVNSMTKKEQENPEILNGSRRKRIALGSGLEVSEINRIIKRFDQASKMAKRLTNKKGISDLMNLMSQAKNQTPPKMH